The Myxocyprinus asiaticus isolate MX2 ecotype Aquarium Trade chromosome 26, UBuf_Myxa_2, whole genome shotgun sequence genome has a window encoding:
- the ccnp gene encoding cyclin N-terminal domain-containing protein 2 has translation MFAEGEDVRQLPISAEDGIIMNYAQQDESTPTGSVSVLRGNTVSGGTPVESNTEAHQSVHLWPAVAGCGLSLSGCQGGGMPITRELCYLMENTYSKKQLLRMERRVLTGLKFDLYLCPSLHFLLIPASVAHCSDKVS, from the exons ATGTTTGCTGAAGGAGAAGAC GTTCGGCAGCTTCCCATATCTGCAGAGGATGGGATAATTATGAACTATGCTCAGCAGGACGAGTCAACACCTACAG GAAGTGTTTCAGTTCTCAGAGGAAACACTGTATCTGGCGGTACACCTGTTGAATCGAACACTGAGGCTCATCAAAGTGTCCATCTCTGGCCTGCAGTTGCTGGGTGTGGTTTGTCTCTTTCTGGCTGCCAAGGAGGAGGAATGCCTATTACCAGAG AGCTGTGCTATCTGATGGAGAACACCTACAGTAAGAAACAGCTGCTCCGGATGGAGAGGAGAGTTTTAACTGGGCTCAAGTTTGATCTTTATCTCTGTCCCTCTCTTCACTTTCTTCTCATCCCTGCTTCCGTAGCACACTGCAGTGACAAGGTCAGCTAA